One genomic window of Cannabis sativa cultivar Pink pepper isolate KNU-18-1 chromosome 2, ASM2916894v1, whole genome shotgun sequence includes the following:
- the LOC115721047 gene encoding pentatricopeptide repeat-containing protein At4g11690, translating to MSRKMSQNHQALLFIQKMVKSPPLKALSLFNETPQGFQHTPHSISFILHHLLSSNLMVQAQSIILRLLSAQISSQLFTPSSLLHQLSQPNSFPNSSRRYLFEAIINAHVQSRLPEDALCYLARMVEQGLVPESKVFNNVLGSLVKSNNFERAWWVFNEFKNRIEFDEYSFGIMIKGCCEAGDLNRGFQILGQLEELGWSPNVVIYTTLIDGCCKNGDIDRAKRLFSKMSELGLAPNQYTYTVMINGFFKKGLKKDGFELYVKMKLNGVIPSTHTYNSLINEYCNDGEISSAFALFDEMRQQGVACNVVTYSILIGGLCLKKRVEEAEKLMDQMKRAGISPSLILFNRLIDGFCDTGKLDKALNLFNQLKSLGHSPSLVTYNVLIAGYGKAKNLTGIAGIISEMHERGISPSTVTYTILIDAFIRSGEMEKASQIHSIMEKDGIVADVYTYGVLIHGLCMRGNMKEASKLFISMSEKHVEPSDIIYNMIISGYCKEDNSYKALKLLKEMSNKGMVPNRASYISTINVLCKDGKRREAELVLKEMIMSGLTPPFKTCQLIFQVDVS from the coding sequence ATGAGCAGAAAAATGTCTCAAAATCACCAAGCTCTACTTTTTATCCAGAAAATGGTTAAGAGTCCGCCATTAAAAGCTCTTTCACTCTTCAACGAAACTCCCCAAGGATTCCAACATACACCTCATTCCATATCCTTCAttcttcatcatcttctttCTTCCAATTTAATGGTTCAAGCCCAATCTATCATTCTAAGACTACTCTCTGCTCAAATCTCATCACAGCTCTTCACTCCTTCCTCTCTTCTCCACCAACTATCCCAGCCCAACTCCTTTCCTAACTCTTCCCGTCGATATCTTTTCGAAGCAATCATCAATGCCCATGTTCAATCTCGATTACCAGAAGATGCCCTTTGCTATTTAGCTCGTATGGTGGAGCAAGGCCTCGTTCCCGAATCCAAAGTTTTCAACAATGTGTTGGGTTCTCTTGTTAAGTCCAATAACTTCGAAAGAGCTTGGTGGGTTTTTAATGAATTTAAGAATAGGATTGAATTTGATGAGTATAGTTTTGGGATCATGATAAAAGGTTGTTGTGAGGCTGGTGATTTGAATAGAGGATTTCAGATTTTGGGTCAGTTGGAGGAATTGGGTTGGTCTCCAAACGTTGTTATATACACTACTTTGATTGATGGGTGCTGTAAGAATGGCGATATCGATCGGGCAAAGAGGTTGTTTTCTAAAATGAGTGAGCTTGGTTTGGCTCCTAATCAGTATACTTATACTGTTATGATTAATGGATTTTTCAAGAAAGGTCTTAAGAAAGATGGGTTTGAGCTTTAtgtgaagatgaagctcaatgGAGTCATTCCCAGTACGCATACATACAATTCTCTAATCAATGAGTATTGCAACGATGGTGAAATAAGTAGTGCATTTGCTCTGTTTGATGAAATGCGTCAACAAGGGGTTGCTTGTAATGTTGTCACGTACAGCATCTTAATTGGTGGGTTATGTTTGAAGAAGCGGGTTGAGGAAGCTGAGAAGTTAATGGATCAAATGAAAAGAGCTGGTATTAGTCCAAGTTTAATTTTGTTCAATAGGTTGATTGATGGGTTCTGTGATACTGGAAAATTGGATAAGGCATTGAACTTATTTAATCAATTGAAGTCACTCGGCCACTCTCCATCTCTAGTCACTTACAATGTTCTAATTGCTGGTTATGGCAAAGCTAAAAACTTGACAGGAATTGCTGGTATAATTAGTGAAATGCATGAGAGAGGCATTTCTCCTTCTACAGTGACTTATACAATATTAATCGATGCCTTTATTAGGTCAGGTGAGATGGAAAAAGCTTCTCAGATACATTCTATCATGGAGAAAGATGGTATAGTTGCCGATGTTTACACCTATGGGGTGTTAATACATGGGCTATGCATGAGAGGCAATATGAAAGAAGCATCAAAACTGTTCATATCAATGAGTGAGAAGCATGTGGAGCCAAGtgatattatatataacatGATTATCAGTGGTTACTGTAAGGAGGATAACTCTTACAAGGCCTTGAAGTTGCTTAAAGAAATGAGTAATAAGGGAATGGTTCCAAACAGGGCTAGCTACATTTCCACCATCAATGTTCTTTGCAAAGATGGAAAAAGGCGCGAAGCTGAACTTGTACTGAAAGAGATGATCATGTCAGGTTTAACACCACCATTTAAGACTTGCCAACTTATCTTTCAAGTTGATGTTTCTTAA
- the LOC115721046 gene encoding uncharacterized protein LOC115721046 isoform X2, giving the protein MDRTVFEAAASGDFNPFQGHSEQQIMDLLTPERSTILHVSARFNNNKFTEQVIHFCPRLLLKENTAGETPLHIAARVGNHELVELLINSAGDVEREQIDLGSLLRIKDLAKEDTALHVGVRNGHFEVAKLLIDAEHELLDVLNAANESPLFLAVEGGFSSIAKYIMEKCRFSSPASCSGSNGMNALHAAVIRIHHARFLEHQVPDLSLENLRRLIRSFLLHLEECFGRLPQQTEIGVLLEREESQKADLLEEQDNIIQWTPLHFAACLGHLEATKLILHQNCSSVAYLKDKEGMSALHIAAKEGHVSVMREIILHKPEACDLVDNRGWTPLHIAVVNGKLSVVKYILNTARLDFMLNTADKDGNTPLHLAAGFKYKRIINVLVNDCRVDKRATNLKYLKPIDILLTNVNIGEFFRCWFVKKLEQQGGQESLQSIIYRVEQWNQLVRNVDHHHHHPMEKAIKSDRLKKISDTHLLVAALIATVTFTAAFTLPGGYENDDHTSKGMAVLSNKIFFKVFVVADSVAFYCSAASVLLQFFSSIEHNYYLLLRFTRIAATLTYISIFGMVIAFTSGLRVVMPSSSSLVYYTLIMGGCCIFLFIIGCL; this is encoded by the exons GACTTATTAACACCCGAAAGGAGCACCATTCTCCATGTTTCCGCTAGATTCAATAACAACAAGTTCACAGAACAAGTTATCCACTTCTGTCCAAGGCTGCTGCTCAAAGAAAACACTGCTGGTGAAACTCCCCTTCACATAGCAGCAAGAGTTGGGAACCATGAGTTAGTTGAGCTCCTCATAAACAGTGCTGGTGATGTTGAGAGAGAGCAAATCGACCTGGGAAGTCTTCTCAGAATAAAAGATTTGGCTAAGGAAGACACTGCCTTGCATGTTGGGGTGAGAAATGGTCACTTTGAAGTGGCTAAGTTGTTGATTGATGCAGAACATGAGTTGCTTGATGTGCTTAATGCTGCTAATGAGTCTCCACTTTTTCTTGCTGTGGAAGGTGGCTTTTCTTCTATTGCTAAATACATAATGGAAAAGTGTCGTTTTTCATCTCCAGCCTCTTGCTCGGGCTCTAATGGCATGAATGCTTTGCATGCAGCTGTGATTAGGATTCACCATG CTAGATTTTTGGAGCATCAAGTGCCAGATTTATCACTCGAGAACTTGCGGCGTCTGATAAGGAGCTTTCTATTACACTTGGAAGAATGTTTTGGAAGATTACCCCAACAAACTGAAATAG GGGTACTACTAGAGAGGGAAGAAAGTCAAAAGGCTGATTTACTAGAAGAACAGGACAACATAATCCAATGGACTCCTCTCCATTTTGCTGCATGTTTGGGTCATCTTGAAGCAACCAAACTTATTCTTCACCAGAATTGTAGTTCAGTTGCTTATCTGAAGGACAAAGAAGGCATGTCAGCACTTCACATAGCTGCCAAAGAAGGCCATGTCTCAGTAATGAGAGAAATCATCCTTCATAAACCAGAGGCTTGTGATTTGGTTGACAACAGAGGCTGGACACCTCTTCACATTGCTGTTGTCAATGGAAAACTTAGTGTTGTCAAGTACATTCTCAATACCGCAAGACTAGACTTCATGCTAAACACTGCAGATAAAGATGGCAATACTCCGTTGCATTTAGCGGCCGGTTTTAAGTATAAAAGGATTATCAATGTTCTAGTGAATGACTGCAGAGTTGACAAGAGGGCTACTAATCTCAAGTACCTTAAGCCAATTGACATACTTTTAACTAATGTCAATATTGGTGAATTTTTCAGG TGTTGGTTTGTAAAGAAGTTGGAACAGCAAGGTGGTCAAGAGAGTCTACAATCAATCATCTACAGAGTAGAACAATGGAATCAGTTGGTTAGAAACGTtgaccatcatcatcatcaccccATGGAAAAAGCCATCAAATCCGACCGATTGAAGAAAATCTCAGACACCCATTTGCTGGTAGCTGCTCTTATTGCCACAGTTACATTCACAGCAGCTTTTACTTTACCTGGAGGGTACGAAAACGATGATCATACCAGTAAGGGAATGGCAGTTCTGTCaaacaagatatttttcaaagtcTTTGTTGTTGCAGATTCAGTTGCCTTTTATTGCTCTGCAGCCTCAGTCTTGCTTCAGTTCTTCAGCTCAATTGAGCATAACTATTATCTTCTCCTGCGGTTTACAAGAATCGCAGCCACTCTTACTTACATTTCCATCTTTGGAATGGTTATTGCTTTCACTTCAGGCTTGCGTGTTGTCATGCCAAGCTCGTCGTCTCTAGTGTACTATACTCTGATAATGGGTGGTTGCTGTATTTTTCTCTTTATCATAGGATGTCTTTAG
- the LOC115721046 gene encoding uncharacterized protein LOC115721046 isoform X3: protein MDRTVFEAAASGDFNPFQGHSEQQIMDLLTPERSTILHVSARFNNNKFTEQVIHFCPRLLLKENTAGETPLHIAARVGNHELVELLINSAGDVEREQIDLGSLLRIKDLAKEDTALHVGVRNGHFEVAKLLIDAEHELLDVLNAANESPLFLAVEGGFSSIAKYIMEKCRFSSPASCSGSNGMNALHAAVIRIHHARFLEHQVPDLSLENLRRLIRSFLLHLEECFGRLPQQTEIEIIGVLLEREESQKADLLEEQDNIIQWTPLHFAACLGHLEATKLILHQNCSSVAYLKDKEGMSALHIAAKEGHVSVMREIILHKPEACDLVDNRGWTPLHIAVVNGKLSVVKYILNTARLDFMLNTADKDGNTPLHLAAGFKYKRIINVLVNDCRVDKRATNLKYLKPIDILLTNVNIGEFFRKLEQQGGQESLQSIIYRVEQWNQLVRNVDHHHHHPMEKAIKSDRLKKISDTHLLVAALIATVTFTAAFTLPGGYENDDHTSKGMAVLSNKIFFKVFVVADSVAFYCSAASVLLQFFSSIEHNYYLLLRFTRIAATLTYISIFGMVIAFTSGLRVVMPSSSSLVYYTLIMGGCCIFLFIIGCL from the exons GACTTATTAACACCCGAAAGGAGCACCATTCTCCATGTTTCCGCTAGATTCAATAACAACAAGTTCACAGAACAAGTTATCCACTTCTGTCCAAGGCTGCTGCTCAAAGAAAACACTGCTGGTGAAACTCCCCTTCACATAGCAGCAAGAGTTGGGAACCATGAGTTAGTTGAGCTCCTCATAAACAGTGCTGGTGATGTTGAGAGAGAGCAAATCGACCTGGGAAGTCTTCTCAGAATAAAAGATTTGGCTAAGGAAGACACTGCCTTGCATGTTGGGGTGAGAAATGGTCACTTTGAAGTGGCTAAGTTGTTGATTGATGCAGAACATGAGTTGCTTGATGTGCTTAATGCTGCTAATGAGTCTCCACTTTTTCTTGCTGTGGAAGGTGGCTTTTCTTCTATTGCTAAATACATAATGGAAAAGTGTCGTTTTTCATCTCCAGCCTCTTGCTCGGGCTCTAATGGCATGAATGCTTTGCATGCAGCTGTGATTAGGATTCACCATG CTAGATTTTTGGAGCATCAAGTGCCAGATTTATCACTCGAGAACTTGCGGCGTCTGATAAGGAGCTTTCTATTACACTTGGAAGAATGTTTTGGAAGATTACCCCAACAAACTGAAATAG AGATAATAGGGGTACTACTAGAGAGGGAAGAAAGTCAAAAGGCTGATTTACTAGAAGAACAGGACAACATAATCCAATGGACTCCTCTCCATTTTGCTGCATGTTTGGGTCATCTTGAAGCAACCAAACTTATTCTTCACCAGAATTGTAGTTCAGTTGCTTATCTGAAGGACAAAGAAGGCATGTCAGCACTTCACATAGCTGCCAAAGAAGGCCATGTCTCAGTAATGAGAGAAATCATCCTTCATAAACCAGAGGCTTGTGATTTGGTTGACAACAGAGGCTGGACACCTCTTCACATTGCTGTTGTCAATGGAAAACTTAGTGTTGTCAAGTACATTCTCAATACCGCAAGACTAGACTTCATGCTAAACACTGCAGATAAAGATGGCAATACTCCGTTGCATTTAGCGGCCGGTTTTAAGTATAAAAGGATTATCAATGTTCTAGTGAATGACTGCAGAGTTGACAAGAGGGCTACTAATCTCAAGTACCTTAAGCCAATTGACATACTTTTAACTAATGTCAATATTGGTGAATTTTTCAGG AAGTTGGAACAGCAAGGTGGTCAAGAGAGTCTACAATCAATCATCTACAGAGTAGAACAATGGAATCAGTTGGTTAGAAACGTtgaccatcatcatcatcaccccATGGAAAAAGCCATCAAATCCGACCGATTGAAGAAAATCTCAGACACCCATTTGCTGGTAGCTGCTCTTATTGCCACAGTTACATTCACAGCAGCTTTTACTTTACCTGGAGGGTACGAAAACGATGATCATACCAGTAAGGGAATGGCAGTTCTGTCaaacaagatatttttcaaagtcTTTGTTGTTGCAGATTCAGTTGCCTTTTATTGCTCTGCAGCCTCAGTCTTGCTTCAGTTCTTCAGCTCAATTGAGCATAACTATTATCTTCTCCTGCGGTTTACAAGAATCGCAGCCACTCTTACTTACATTTCCATCTTTGGAATGGTTATTGCTTTCACTTCAGGCTTGCGTGTTGTCATGCCAAGCTCGTCGTCTCTAGTGTACTATACTCTGATAATGGGTGGTTGCTGTATTTTTCTCTTTATCATAGGATGTCTTTAG
- the LOC115721046 gene encoding uncharacterized protein LOC115721046 isoform X1: MDRTVFEAAASGDFNPFQGHSEQQIMDLLTPERSTILHVSARFNNNKFTEQVIHFCPRLLLKENTAGETPLHIAARVGNHELVELLINSAGDVEREQIDLGSLLRIKDLAKEDTALHVGVRNGHFEVAKLLIDAEHELLDVLNAANESPLFLAVEGGFSSIAKYIMEKCRFSSPASCSGSNGMNALHAAVIRIHHARFLEHQVPDLSLENLRRLIRSFLLHLEECFGRLPQQTEIEIIGVLLEREESQKADLLEEQDNIIQWTPLHFAACLGHLEATKLILHQNCSSVAYLKDKEGMSALHIAAKEGHVSVMREIILHKPEACDLVDNRGWTPLHIAVVNGKLSVVKYILNTARLDFMLNTADKDGNTPLHLAAGFKYKRIINVLVNDCRVDKRATNLKYLKPIDILLTNVNIGEFFRCWFVKKLEQQGGQESLQSIIYRVEQWNQLVRNVDHHHHHPMEKAIKSDRLKKISDTHLLVAALIATVTFTAAFTLPGGYENDDHTSKGMAVLSNKIFFKVFVVADSVAFYCSAASVLLQFFSSIEHNYYLLLRFTRIAATLTYISIFGMVIAFTSGLRVVMPSSSSLVYYTLIMGGCCIFLFIIGCL; the protein is encoded by the exons GACTTATTAACACCCGAAAGGAGCACCATTCTCCATGTTTCCGCTAGATTCAATAACAACAAGTTCACAGAACAAGTTATCCACTTCTGTCCAAGGCTGCTGCTCAAAGAAAACACTGCTGGTGAAACTCCCCTTCACATAGCAGCAAGAGTTGGGAACCATGAGTTAGTTGAGCTCCTCATAAACAGTGCTGGTGATGTTGAGAGAGAGCAAATCGACCTGGGAAGTCTTCTCAGAATAAAAGATTTGGCTAAGGAAGACACTGCCTTGCATGTTGGGGTGAGAAATGGTCACTTTGAAGTGGCTAAGTTGTTGATTGATGCAGAACATGAGTTGCTTGATGTGCTTAATGCTGCTAATGAGTCTCCACTTTTTCTTGCTGTGGAAGGTGGCTTTTCTTCTATTGCTAAATACATAATGGAAAAGTGTCGTTTTTCATCTCCAGCCTCTTGCTCGGGCTCTAATGGCATGAATGCTTTGCATGCAGCTGTGATTAGGATTCACCATG CTAGATTTTTGGAGCATCAAGTGCCAGATTTATCACTCGAGAACTTGCGGCGTCTGATAAGGAGCTTTCTATTACACTTGGAAGAATGTTTTGGAAGATTACCCCAACAAACTGAAATAG AGATAATAGGGGTACTACTAGAGAGGGAAGAAAGTCAAAAGGCTGATTTACTAGAAGAACAGGACAACATAATCCAATGGACTCCTCTCCATTTTGCTGCATGTTTGGGTCATCTTGAAGCAACCAAACTTATTCTTCACCAGAATTGTAGTTCAGTTGCTTATCTGAAGGACAAAGAAGGCATGTCAGCACTTCACATAGCTGCCAAAGAAGGCCATGTCTCAGTAATGAGAGAAATCATCCTTCATAAACCAGAGGCTTGTGATTTGGTTGACAACAGAGGCTGGACACCTCTTCACATTGCTGTTGTCAATGGAAAACTTAGTGTTGTCAAGTACATTCTCAATACCGCAAGACTAGACTTCATGCTAAACACTGCAGATAAAGATGGCAATACTCCGTTGCATTTAGCGGCCGGTTTTAAGTATAAAAGGATTATCAATGTTCTAGTGAATGACTGCAGAGTTGACAAGAGGGCTACTAATCTCAAGTACCTTAAGCCAATTGACATACTTTTAACTAATGTCAATATTGGTGAATTTTTCAGG TGTTGGTTTGTAAAGAAGTTGGAACAGCAAGGTGGTCAAGAGAGTCTACAATCAATCATCTACAGAGTAGAACAATGGAATCAGTTGGTTAGAAACGTtgaccatcatcatcatcaccccATGGAAAAAGCCATCAAATCCGACCGATTGAAGAAAATCTCAGACACCCATTTGCTGGTAGCTGCTCTTATTGCCACAGTTACATTCACAGCAGCTTTTACTTTACCTGGAGGGTACGAAAACGATGATCATACCAGTAAGGGAATGGCAGTTCTGTCaaacaagatatttttcaaagtcTTTGTTGTTGCAGATTCAGTTGCCTTTTATTGCTCTGCAGCCTCAGTCTTGCTTCAGTTCTTCAGCTCAATTGAGCATAACTATTATCTTCTCCTGCGGTTTACAAGAATCGCAGCCACTCTTACTTACATTTCCATCTTTGGAATGGTTATTGCTTTCACTTCAGGCTTGCGTGTTGTCATGCCAAGCTCGTCGTCTCTAGTGTACTATACTCTGATAATGGGTGGTTGCTGTATTTTTCTCTTTATCATAGGATGTCTTTAG
- the LOC115721046 gene encoding uncharacterized protein LOC115721046 isoform X4: protein MDRTVFEAAASGDFNPFQGHSEQQIMDLLTPERSTILHVSARFNNNKFTEQVIHFCPRLLLKENTAGETPLHIAARVGNHELVELLINSAGDVEREQIDLGSLLRIKDLAKEDTALHVGVRNGHFEVAKLLIDAEHELLDVLNAANESPLFLAVEGGFSSIAKYIMEKCRFSSPASCSGSNGMNALHAAVIRIHHARFLEHQVPDLSLENLRRLIRSFLLHLEECFGRLPQQTEIGVLLEREESQKADLLEEQDNIIQWTPLHFAACLGHLEATKLILHQNCSSVAYLKDKEGMSALHIAAKEGHVSVMREIILHKPEACDLVDNRGWTPLHIAVVNGKLSVVKYILNTARLDFMLNTADKDGNTPLHLAAGFKYKRIINVLVNDCRVDKRATNLKYLKPIDILLTNVNIGEFFRKLEQQGGQESLQSIIYRVEQWNQLVRNVDHHHHHPMEKAIKSDRLKKISDTHLLVAALIATVTFTAAFTLPGGYENDDHTSKGMAVLSNKIFFKVFVVADSVAFYCSAASVLLQFFSSIEHNYYLLLRFTRIAATLTYISIFGMVIAFTSGLRVVMPSSSSLVYYTLIMGGCCIFLFIIGCL from the exons GACTTATTAACACCCGAAAGGAGCACCATTCTCCATGTTTCCGCTAGATTCAATAACAACAAGTTCACAGAACAAGTTATCCACTTCTGTCCAAGGCTGCTGCTCAAAGAAAACACTGCTGGTGAAACTCCCCTTCACATAGCAGCAAGAGTTGGGAACCATGAGTTAGTTGAGCTCCTCATAAACAGTGCTGGTGATGTTGAGAGAGAGCAAATCGACCTGGGAAGTCTTCTCAGAATAAAAGATTTGGCTAAGGAAGACACTGCCTTGCATGTTGGGGTGAGAAATGGTCACTTTGAAGTGGCTAAGTTGTTGATTGATGCAGAACATGAGTTGCTTGATGTGCTTAATGCTGCTAATGAGTCTCCACTTTTTCTTGCTGTGGAAGGTGGCTTTTCTTCTATTGCTAAATACATAATGGAAAAGTGTCGTTTTTCATCTCCAGCCTCTTGCTCGGGCTCTAATGGCATGAATGCTTTGCATGCAGCTGTGATTAGGATTCACCATG CTAGATTTTTGGAGCATCAAGTGCCAGATTTATCACTCGAGAACTTGCGGCGTCTGATAAGGAGCTTTCTATTACACTTGGAAGAATGTTTTGGAAGATTACCCCAACAAACTGAAATAG GGGTACTACTAGAGAGGGAAGAAAGTCAAAAGGCTGATTTACTAGAAGAACAGGACAACATAATCCAATGGACTCCTCTCCATTTTGCTGCATGTTTGGGTCATCTTGAAGCAACCAAACTTATTCTTCACCAGAATTGTAGTTCAGTTGCTTATCTGAAGGACAAAGAAGGCATGTCAGCACTTCACATAGCTGCCAAAGAAGGCCATGTCTCAGTAATGAGAGAAATCATCCTTCATAAACCAGAGGCTTGTGATTTGGTTGACAACAGAGGCTGGACACCTCTTCACATTGCTGTTGTCAATGGAAAACTTAGTGTTGTCAAGTACATTCTCAATACCGCAAGACTAGACTTCATGCTAAACACTGCAGATAAAGATGGCAATACTCCGTTGCATTTAGCGGCCGGTTTTAAGTATAAAAGGATTATCAATGTTCTAGTGAATGACTGCAGAGTTGACAAGAGGGCTACTAATCTCAAGTACCTTAAGCCAATTGACATACTTTTAACTAATGTCAATATTGGTGAATTTTTCAGG AAGTTGGAACAGCAAGGTGGTCAAGAGAGTCTACAATCAATCATCTACAGAGTAGAACAATGGAATCAGTTGGTTAGAAACGTtgaccatcatcatcatcaccccATGGAAAAAGCCATCAAATCCGACCGATTGAAGAAAATCTCAGACACCCATTTGCTGGTAGCTGCTCTTATTGCCACAGTTACATTCACAGCAGCTTTTACTTTACCTGGAGGGTACGAAAACGATGATCATACCAGTAAGGGAATGGCAGTTCTGTCaaacaagatatttttcaaagtcTTTGTTGTTGCAGATTCAGTTGCCTTTTATTGCTCTGCAGCCTCAGTCTTGCTTCAGTTCTTCAGCTCAATTGAGCATAACTATTATCTTCTCCTGCGGTTTACAAGAATCGCAGCCACTCTTACTTACATTTCCATCTTTGGAATGGTTATTGCTTTCACTTCAGGCTTGCGTGTTGTCATGCCAAGCTCGTCGTCTCTAGTGTACTATACTCTGATAATGGGTGGTTGCTGTATTTTTCTCTTTATCATAGGATGTCTTTAG